The following are from one region of the Nicotiana tabacum cultivar K326 chromosome 3, ASM71507v2, whole genome shotgun sequence genome:
- the LOC107812294 gene encoding dof zinc finger protein DOF1.5-like, protein MAQVQESRISQGIKLFGATIQVQAKQAAKGLDHHQQPNKVDHDHDIDEDQEKKPDKIIPCPRCKSMETKFCYFNNYNVNQPRHFCKGCQRYWTAGGALRNVPVGAGRRKAKPPCGGSDGDMAAGLSDGCFFDVTNHGNIHQLDFDGVVAEEWHLFPAAKRRRSTSGSQSC, encoded by the coding sequence atgGCTCAAGTTCAAGAAAGTCGCATCTCACAAGGCATCAAGTTGTTTGGTGCAACAATACAAGTTCAAGCAAAACAAGCTGCAAAAGGTcttgatcatcatcaacaaccaaacaaagtTGATCATGATCATGATATTGATGAAGATCAAGAAAAAAAGCCAGACAAGATCATCCCTTGCCCTAGATGCAAAAGCATGGAAACCAAGTTTTGTTACTTCAACAACTACAATGTTAACCAACCAAGACACTTTTGCAAAGGTTGTCAAAGGTACTGGACGGCCGGTGGGGCCTTACGGAACGTGCCCGTAGGAGCCGGCCGTCGCAAGGCCAAGCCGCCTTGTGGCGGCAGCGACGGCGACATGGCTGCCGGATTATCAGATGGTTGCTTCTTTGATGTTACTAATCATGGGAATATTCACCAGCTTGACTTTGATGGAGTGGTGGCTGAGGAATGGCATCTTTTTCCGGCGGCCAAGAGGAGGAGGAGCACCTCCGGTAGCCAATCTTGTTGA